In the genome of Schistocerca gregaria isolate iqSchGreg1 chromosome 11, iqSchGreg1.2, whole genome shotgun sequence, one region contains:
- the LOC126295486 gene encoding transcription initiation factor TFIID subunit 12-like, with amino-acid sequence METEAAAASGSSAAAGPSAGTSGTRVPTSMPPFDVPPAGGPARNPPPGPEEPGAAPHARTRLHDIVKELDPNERLSDEVEDVLLELADDFVEATVRAACLSARHRRSAVVEARDVQLHLERHWNMWLPGFGTEEVQPYAPAAEGEAHRRRMELVREAVGK; translated from the coding sequence ATGGAAACGGAGGCGGCAGCGGCCTCCGGCAGCTCGGCCGCCGCGGGGCCGTCGGCAGGCACCTCCGGCACGCGGGTCCCGACATCGATGCCGCCGTTCGACGTCCCGCCAGCGGGCGGGCCGGCGCGGAACCCGCCGCCGGGCCCCGAGGAGCCGGGAGCGGCGCCGCACGCGCGGACGCGGCTGCACGACATCGTGAAGGAGCTGGACCCGAACGAGCGGCTATCGGACGAGGTGGAGGATGTGCTGCTGGAGTTGGCGGACGACTTCGTGGAGGCGACGGTGCGGGCGGCGTGCCTGTCGGCGCGCCACCGCCGCTCCGCCGTCGTGGAGGCCCGCGACGTGCAGCTGCACCTGGAGCGCCACTGGAACATGTGGCTCCCGGGGTTCGGCACCGAGGAGGTGCAGCCGTACGCTCCGGCTGCCGAGGGGGAGGCCCACCGCCGCCGCATGGAGCTCGTGCGCGAGGCCGTCGGCAAGTAA